A window of the Lolium perenne isolate Kyuss_39 chromosome 7, Kyuss_2.0, whole genome shotgun sequence genome harbors these coding sequences:
- the LOC127313118 gene encoding uncharacterized protein, with amino-acid sequence MLHHSNSRHQRNRGSKIKTLLKVTLLLGVAVWLVYQVKHSYDKKTEYLNATENQLSHDDRSMFQGRKERVGGYGVGDVDKAIEDIDVISNKDEEKSGETVFEKDNTDSHDDDAGNAERSEAEEEQASRADGNAEAHGTDSHSAAVKLDAESNSSDGETKSEVHSVEDDVPQNKDGQEGTAGEEVNGTTHEEKEQSDSDQINASSNGSDGEQAEKKEEVESQADSGSLSDDTKAGTSDEHSTETLPDETGNIPAVHTENPQNGASENPGDSSSEAVHVEIGSEHEGAKASSGTASGDAEKGNSVESNPSDGIFVEEKAETASGGDEKGAETGTANEASGVKEANPEEGNAATEVRTDQAASTQTENPQEASAAEGTNGSVEEIKPVENQVDGATKASSNGDQEDIKIETNTSTNNEHSEHQSVDASSGSTGSSDSGPEQTGKTETQ; translated from the coding sequence ATGCTTCATCATTCAAATAGCCGCCACCAGAGGAACAGAGGATCAAAAATCAAAACGCTACTCAAGGTCACTCTACTTTTAGGTGTTGCTGTTTGGCTTGTGTACCAGGTGAAGCATTCTTATGATAAGAAAACTGAGTACCTCAATGCTACTGAGAACCAGCTTTCCCATGATGATAGAAGCATGTTCCAGGGTAGGAAAGAAAGGGTGGGTGGTTATGGTGTTGGTGATGTGGATAAGGCCATAGAGGATATTGATGTGATAAGCAATAAAGATGAAGAGAAGAGTGGAGAAACTGTGTTCGAGAAAGACAATACCGACTCCCACGATGATGATGCGGGGAACGCAGAGAGATCAGAAGCTGAAGAAGAACAAGCCAGCCGTGCAGATGGTAATGCAGAAGCACATGGTACTGACTCCCACTCAGCAGCAGTCAAGCTTGATGCTGAATCCAACTCATCTGATGGTGAGACTAAAAGCGAAGTCCATTCAGTTGAAGATGATGTGCCTCAAAACAAGGATGGCCAAGAGGGAACCGCTGGTGAAGAGGTAAATGGAACAACTCATGAAGAAAAGGAGCAAAGTGATTCAGATCAGATCAATGCAAGCAGCAATGGATCAGATGGAGAGCAAGCTGAGAAAAAGGAGGAGGTGGAGTCTCAAGCTGATTCTGGATCCCTTTCTGATGATACCAAGGCTGGAACCAGTGACGAGCATTCCACCGAGACGCTTCCAGATGAAACAGGCAACATACCGGCGGTACACACTGAGAATCCTCAAAATGGTGCAAGTGAAAACCCAGGAGATAGCAGCAGCGAGGCTGTTCATGTAGAGATTGGATCTGAACATGAAGGGGCGAAAGCATCATCTGGGACTGCATCTGGTGATGCTGAGAAGGGTAATTCTGTGGAGTCTAATCCATCTGATGGCATCTTCGTAGAAGAAAAGGCTGAGACTGCATCTGGTGGTGACGAGAAGGGTGCAGAAACTGGTACAGCTAATGAGGCATCAGGCGTCAAAGAAGCAAACCCTGAGGAAGGCAATGCTGCTACAGAAGTTCGCACTGACCAGGCCGCAAGTACGCAGACAGAGAACCCCCAAGAGGCATCTGCTGCTGAAGGCACAAATGGTTCTGTAGAAGAGATAAAGCCTGTGGAGAACCAGGTTGATGGAGCTACAAAAGCATCGAGCAATGGTGATCAGGAAGATATCAAAATTGAAACCAACACATCAACCAACAATGAACACAGTGAGCATCAGAGTGTTGACGCCAGTTCTGGGTCGACCGGCTCAAGTGACAGTGGCCCTGAGCAAACTGGAAAGACGGAGACCCAGTGA